One part of the Dyadobacter sp. 676 genome encodes these proteins:
- a CDS encoding TIM-barrel domain-containing protein — MLALGCGNVAAQHSKLVNEPVDISGDFRDFANTIFFADSLAAFDPATGAGSIKWKRHEPFSAHNFDNSMLGYKRSYSNEFPSIEYAQDPVLPFSIEFTSPRTMRIRASTSAQARPHEASLMLVGEPARDTSWKYSRISGGHQYAGPYGSVTIYENPWKILIRDASGKVLTQTRSQADGKSSYTPTLPFSFVRRASDYSRSVAAVFSLSPDEKIFGCGESFTRLDKNGQKVVLWAHDPNGVETGTMYKPIPFYLSSRGYGVFMHTSSPVTCDFGATYGESNAMQIGDENLDLFLFLGQPKDILDEYTDLTGKAPVPPLWSFGLWMSRITYFSEEDGRNVAAKLRQNRIPSDVIHFDTGWFETDWRCDYRFAPSRFKDPGKMIADLKKQGFRTSLWQLPYFVPKNDLYPEIVARGLAVKNANGTIPYEDAVLDFSNPNTIGWYQQKIAGLLKLGVAAIKVDFGEAAPFSGVYASGRTGFYEHNLYPLRYNRIVSDLTRKLNGESIIWARSTWAGSQRYPIHWGGDAETTNKGMEAQLRGGLSLGLSGFTFWSHDIGGFTMKTPEDLYRRWLPMGLLCSHSRTHGQAPKEPWEYGDNFQNYFRKAVEMKYRLMPYIFTQSKLASEKGLPMVRALLIEFPDDPGAWLVDNQYMLGSDMMVAPLFENGKKRQVYLPKGRWVDYQTLKVYDGGWHELESGELEVIVLVREGAVLPHVKVAQSTGEIDWTHIELRRFGQLSPNTHVPVFLPGEERVREVVLGRNGARSTVTSDPFQGKVRWEVR, encoded by the coding sequence TTGCTGGCACTGGGTTGCGGGAATGTCGCTGCCCAGCACAGCAAGCTGGTGAACGAGCCGGTCGATATTAGCGGGGATTTCCGGGATTTTGCCAACACCATTTTCTTTGCCGACAGTCTGGCGGCATTCGATCCGGCAACCGGGGCCGGAAGCATCAAATGGAAGCGGCATGAACCGTTTTCTGCACACAACTTCGATAACTCGATGCTCGGGTACAAGCGTTCGTACAGCAACGAATTCCCGTCGATCGAATATGCACAGGACCCGGTGCTGCCGTTTTCCATCGAATTTACTTCTCCCCGCACCATGCGTATCCGCGCGAGCACAAGCGCACAGGCACGTCCGCACGAGGCTTCGTTGATGCTGGTGGGCGAGCCGGCAAGGGATACGTCCTGGAAATACAGCCGGATCAGCGGCGGGCATCAGTACGCCGGCCCGTACGGTTCGGTGACGATCTACGAAAATCCATGGAAAATCCTGATCCGGGATGCGAGCGGAAAAGTACTGACGCAAACCCGGAGCCAGGCCGACGGGAAATCGTCCTACACACCTACCTTGCCTTTTTCCTTCGTACGCCGGGCTTCCGACTACTCCCGGAGCGTCGCGGCTGTGTTTTCGCTTTCGCCGGATGAAAAGATCTTCGGTTGCGGAGAGTCGTTTACACGCCTCGACAAGAATGGGCAGAAGGTGGTATTATGGGCCCATGATCCGAATGGCGTGGAAACCGGGACGATGTACAAGCCGATCCCGTTTTACCTTAGCTCGCGGGGGTACGGCGTGTTTATGCACACAAGCTCCCCGGTTACCTGCGATTTCGGTGCCACTTACGGGGAGTCCAATGCGATGCAGATCGGCGACGAGAACCTGGATTTGTTTTTGTTTTTAGGACAACCAAAAGATATTCTGGACGAATATACCGACCTGACGGGCAAGGCCCCCGTGCCGCCACTGTGGTCGTTTGGTCTCTGGATGAGCCGCATTACCTATTTTTCGGAGGAAGACGGCCGGAATGTGGCCGCCAAGCTTCGCCAGAATCGCATTCCTTCGGATGTTATCCATTTCGACACCGGTTGGTTCGAGACCGACTGGCGCTGCGACTATCGTTTTGCCCCGAGCCGTTTCAAGGACCCGGGAAAAATGATCGCCGATCTGAAAAAACAGGGTTTCCGCACATCGCTTTGGCAGTTGCCGTATTTTGTCCCTAAAAACGACCTGTATCCCGAAATCGTAGCCAGGGGCCTGGCTGTGAAGAATGCCAACGGGACAATTCCTTACGAAGACGCGGTGCTGGATTTTTCGAACCCGAACACGATCGGATGGTATCAGCAAAAAATTGCCGGATTACTGAAACTCGGTGTTGCGGCCATTAAGGTCGATTTCGGGGAGGCGGCACCGTTTTCGGGTGTGTATGCTTCCGGTCGCACGGGTTTTTATGAGCATAATCTCTACCCGCTGCGCTATAACAGGATCGTCTCCGACCTCACGCGCAAACTGAACGGCGAAAGCATTATATGGGCCCGCAGTACCTGGGCCGGCAGCCAGCGATATCCGATCCATTGGGGTGGCGACGCCGAAACGACCAACAAAGGTATGGAGGCACAATTGCGCGGCGGGTTGTCGCTGGGGTTGTCGGGTTTTACATTCTGGAGCCATGATATCGGCGGATTTACCATGAAAACACCGGAAGACCTTTACCGCCGCTGGTTGCCTATGGGCTTACTCTGCTCGCACAGCCGCACGCACGGCCAGGCGCCCAAGGAGCCCTGGGAATATGGCGACAATTTTCAAAACTATTTCAGGAAGGCCGTCGAAATGAAATACCGGCTCATGCCTTACATTTTTACCCAATCGAAACTTGCTTCCGAAAAAGGCCTGCCGATGGTGCGCGCATTGCTGATCGAGTTCCCCGACGACCCCGGGGCCTGGCTGGTGGACAATCAATATATGCTGGGATCGGATATGATGGTGGCGCCATTGTTCGAGAACGGGAAGAAGCGCCAGGTATATTTACCGAAAGGGCGCTGGGTAGATTACCAGACCCTCAAAGTTTATGATGGCGGCTGGCATGAGCTCGAATCGGGTGAATTGGAAGTGATCGTGCTGGTCCGCGAGGGGGCGGTTTTGCCTCACGTAAAAGTGGCGCAGTCGACTGGTGAGATCGATTGGACGCATATTGAACTGCGGCGCTTCGGGCAGCTTTCGCCCAATACGCATGTACCCGTTTTCCTGCCCGGAGAGGAGCGGGTCAGGGAGGTTGTTTTGGGCCGAAACGGTGCGCGTTCTACCGTCACTTCCGATCCGTTTCAAGGCAAAGTGCGCTGGGAGGTTCGTTAG
- a CDS encoding energy transducer TonB yields MNSTIYFGLLFTVVVLRPAPGFAQKHTGSKQVTPSIPIDTGLAKAITAPAVPVQMSRDKVFGDPEQQPEYPGGTPALYRFITTNLKMPGEAKRAGVSGRVYVSFLVEETGKITDVKVLKRLGFGCDEEAVRLVESMPEWKPGKLFGKPQKVRYFLPISFVN; encoded by the coding sequence ATGAATAGTACTATCTACTTCGGCCTGCTTTTCACTGTTGTCGTGTTGCGACCAGCACCGGGTTTTGCTCAAAAGCATACCGGCAGCAAACAAGTCACCCCTTCGATACCCATAGACACGGGATTAGCAAAGGCTATCACTGCGCCTGCTGTACCGGTACAGATGTCGCGTGATAAGGTATTTGGTGATCCCGAGCAACAGCCCGAGTACCCTGGCGGCACCCCCGCATTATATCGATTTATAACGACTAACCTGAAAATGCCCGGTGAAGCAAAACGAGCAGGGGTGTCCGGTAGGGTTTATGTGTCTTTTCTGGTTGAAGAGACTGGAAAAATCACCGACGTGAAAGTTCTTAAAAGGCTGGGATTCGGGTGTGACGAGGAAGCTGTGCGGCTCGTTGAATCAATGCCTGAATGGAAACCGGGCAAGCTTTTCGGTAAGCCCCAAAAGGTCAGGTATTTTCTCCCGATTTCTTTTGTTAACTGA
- a CDS encoding SDR family NAD(P)-dependent oxidoreductase translates to MLHPIENEGARTHTSDKVWFITGASRGFGRIWAEAALERGDRVAATARKLSSIAGLTEKYGERVLALELDVTNADQVQSVVNQAHAHFGRLDVVLNNAGYSLVGTIEEATSDEVRALYETNIFGPLAVIRAALPLLRAQGGGHIVGVSSNLGHEVIPVIGYYCSSKWAFEAIHESLAAEVEAFGIKVTIIEPGAYATEFGSQQSLRFAGGMEVYEDFKTQVIAGIRSIERGDPNATPEAVFKVVDAENPPLRFFLGSHSLPSVRAAYERRLATWEEWEPVSRSAQGISK, encoded by the coding sequence ATGTTACATCCAATTGAAAATGAAGGTGCCCGGACGCACACGTCCGATAAAGTATGGTTTATAACAGGGGCTTCGCGCGGCTTCGGGCGCATATGGGCGGAGGCCGCGCTCGAGCGCGGAGACAGGGTCGCTGCTACGGCGCGCAAATTGTCCAGTATCGCGGGGCTTACGGAAAAATACGGTGAGCGTGTGCTTGCATTGGAACTCGACGTGACCAATGCCGATCAGGTACAAAGCGTTGTGAACCAGGCTCATGCTCATTTCGGGAGGCTGGATGTGGTACTCAACAATGCGGGCTATTCGCTGGTCGGTACCATCGAGGAAGCTACTTCCGACGAAGTCCGGGCGCTTTATGAAACGAACATTTTCGGCCCGCTCGCGGTTATCCGGGCAGCGTTGCCGTTGTTACGCGCCCAGGGTGGAGGGCATATCGTAGGCGTGTCGAGCAATCTCGGACATGAGGTGATCCCGGTGATTGGCTACTATTGTTCGTCCAAGTGGGCGTTCGAGGCGATCCATGAAAGCCTGGCTGCCGAAGTCGAGGCTTTCGGGATCAAAGTAACCATCATCGAGCCAGGCGCTTATGCTACCGAGTTTGGTAGCCAGCAATCCCTGCGTTTCGCCGGTGGTATGGAGGTTTACGAAGATTTTAAAACACAAGTCATCGCGGGGATCAGGAGCATCGAGAGAGGCGACCCCAATGCGACGCCCGAGGCCGTTTTCAAGGTAGTGGACGCGGAGAATCCGCCGTTGCGTTTCTTCCTGGGCAGTCATAGCCTGCCATCCGTTCGGGCGGCGTACGAGCGCCGTCTGGCGACCTGGGAGGAATGGGAGCCGGTTTCCCGCTCGGCACAGGGTATTTCAAAATAA
- a CDS encoding helix-turn-helix transcriptional regulator, whose amino-acid sequence MKKEENARYRFESLSDAHRVFGLPKPVHPLISMIDHSKTLVDPEKLRHLHVLTFYKIAYKPRLSGKLKYGQGYYDFDEGGLLFAAPNQLIGGDHEKPDSDCCLYTLLIHPDFLLNYPLARKIRQYGFFSYSANEALHLSEQEKAIVLSLFDIINGELNGRIDEFSQDVMISQIELLLNYANRFYKRQFLTRRAASNSLLQNLEELLNRYFDQEQSLNRGIPSVQLLAENLNISPSYLSDMLRSLTGQNAQQHIHNKLIEKAKEKLSTTSLTVSEVAYELGFEHPQSFSKLFKTKTNLSPLEFRRSFN is encoded by the coding sequence ATGAAAAAGGAAGAAAACGCCCGTTACCGGTTCGAATCGCTGTCCGATGCGCATCGCGTGTTCGGCTTGCCGAAGCCGGTGCATCCGCTGATCAGCATGATAGACCATTCGAAAACGCTGGTCGATCCGGAGAAGTTGCGGCATTTACATGTGCTGACGTTCTACAAGATCGCCTACAAACCCAGGCTCAGCGGCAAATTGAAATACGGGCAGGGATATTACGATTTCGATGAAGGCGGTTTGCTGTTCGCGGCCCCTAACCAGCTGATTGGCGGAGACCATGAGAAGCCCGACAGCGATTGCTGCCTGTATACATTACTGATCCATCCGGATTTCCTGCTGAACTACCCGCTCGCCAGAAAGATCAGGCAATACGGCTTTTTTTCCTATTCGGCCAATGAGGCGCTGCACCTTTCGGAGCAGGAAAAGGCCATTGTCCTGTCGCTTTTCGATATCATCAACGGAGAGCTGAATGGAAGGATAGATGAGTTCAGCCAGGACGTGATGATTTCGCAGATCGAACTGTTGCTGAATTATGCCAACCGTTTTTATAAACGCCAGTTCCTGACCCGCCGGGCCGCCAGCAACTCGCTTTTACAAAACCTGGAAGAGCTTCTGAACCGGTATTTCGACCAGGAGCAGTCGTTGAACCGGGGGATTCCGTCGGTCCAGCTCCTGGCCGAAAACCTGAACATTTCGCCGAGCTATCTGAGCGATATGCTTCGTTCGCTGACCGGGCAGAATGCGCAGCAGCATATTCATAACAAGCTGATCGAAAAGGCGAAGGAGAAATTGTCGACCACGAGTCTGACCGTCAGCGAAGTCGCTTACGAGCTGGGTTTCGAGCACCCGCAGTCGTTCAGCAAGTTGTTTAAAACGAAGACGAACCTGTCGCCGCTGGAATTCAGGCGTTCGTTCAATTGA